From a region of the Streptomyces sp. B21-083 genome:
- a CDS encoding ABC transporter permease has product MNTSIADTAVLRTEIRLLSREPGSLFWILLFPVLLLVILGSIPSFGDPQTDLGGLRTIDVYVPVAVLLGPIVGGLQAMPQTLTGYRERGILRRMSTTPVRPAALLRAQMLVYGGAALTSSLLTLAVGRLAFDVRLARQPLGYALALVLTVLVALALGAVVSALSRTTKVAGAIGSAVFFPSMFSAGVWAPVQTMPDVLARIVGWTPFGAAAEALNRAAAGDWPGWDHLGVLVAWTVLLTAGAARWFRWE; this is encoded by the coding sequence ATGAACACATCCATCGCCGACACTGCCGTACTGAGGACCGAGATCCGGCTCCTGAGCCGCGAACCCGGCTCCCTCTTCTGGATCCTGTTGTTCCCGGTCCTCCTCCTGGTGATCCTCGGCTCGATCCCCTCCTTCGGCGACCCCCAGACCGACCTGGGCGGCCTACGGACGATCGACGTGTACGTACCGGTGGCCGTGCTGCTCGGCCCGATCGTCGGCGGCCTCCAGGCCATGCCGCAGACCCTCACCGGCTACCGCGAGCGCGGCATCCTGCGCCGGATGTCCACCACCCCGGTCCGCCCGGCCGCCCTCCTCCGGGCACAGATGCTGGTGTACGGCGGGGCGGCCCTGACATCGTCGCTTCTCACCCTCGCGGTCGGACGCCTCGCCTTCGACGTACGACTGGCCCGGCAGCCCCTCGGCTACGCCCTGGCCCTCGTCCTGACCGTGCTGGTCGCCCTCGCGCTCGGCGCCGTGGTCTCCGCGCTGTCCCGGACGACGAAGGTCGCGGGCGCGATCGGGTCGGCCGTGTTCTTCCCGTCGATGTTCTCCGCGGGCGTGTGGGCGCCGGTGCAGACCATGCCGGACGTGCTGGCCAGGATCGTCGGCTGGACCCCGTTCGGCGCGGCGGCCGAGGCGCTGAACCGGGCGGCGGCGGGGGACTGGCCCGGCTGGGACCACCTGGGCGTGCTGGTGGCCTGGACGGTACTGCTGACGGCCGGTGCCGCACGCTGGTTCCGGTGGGAGTAG
- a CDS encoding ABC transporter ATP-binding protein, with the protein MTAPTTTAPPPDDEQPPNPGTGPGNGPHGESKAGADTGPHAEPDAGPDAGPHAEPDAGPDAGPDAGPDAEAATAAPRPPAPGDPFDQDDLPTPKGATATLLRSLLAPMRGRVALTAVLLLLQQAAVQAGPLLVAYAIDRGVPAFRDHDNGPLVAVGVGYLLCALASGGLQYWFISAAARVSQDALLDLRGRIFRHAQALSLDFHERYTSGRLISRSTADVESLRELLNDGLQELVTIALSFAYISAVLLWLDLSLGTLAIVSFVPLYLLVRLYQRRAGRVYALRSTAIAAVIVKFVETMNGIRPVRAFRREAANDAEFEALNRDHERKNGDAILEMARYVVGSRVVANSAVAAMVLWGAHRVANGSLELGVLAAAVLYLRRLYDPIDRLGMFLNSYQSATASLEKISGLLAQTPSVPEPSAPRPLPVRESEHPGRAVVFDGVRFAYRTGGEVLPRFDLSLPAGQTVAVVGSTGAGKSTLAKLLARFYDPTEGHVLLDDVDLRDLAATDLRRGVVMVTQEAFLFSGSVADNIAIGRPDAEREEIERAAKAIGAHDFITALPDGYDTDVRKRGGRISAGQRQLVAFARALLADPAVLILDEATSSLDIPGERAVQRAMSTVLKGRTAVVIAHRLSTVEIADRVLVMEHGRVVEDGAPAELIAGTGRFADLHRAWRDSLA; encoded by the coding sequence ATGACGGCGCCCACAACCACCGCGCCGCCCCCGGACGACGAACAGCCCCCCAACCCGGGCACCGGGCCAGGCAACGGACCCCACGGGGAATCCAAGGCGGGAGCAGACACCGGACCCCACGCGGAACCTGACGCCGGACCCGACGCCGGACCCCACGCGGAACCGGACGCCGGACCCGACGCCGGACCCGACGCCGGACCGGACGCCGAGGCGGCGACTGCGGCTCCCCGGCCCCCCGCCCCCGGTGACCCCTTCGACCAGGACGACCTGCCCACCCCCAAAGGCGCCACCGCGACCCTGCTTCGCTCCCTCCTCGCCCCGATGAGGGGCCGGGTCGCCCTCACCGCCGTACTTCTGCTGCTGCAGCAGGCGGCCGTCCAGGCGGGCCCGCTGCTCGTCGCGTACGCCATCGACCGGGGTGTGCCGGCCTTCCGGGACCACGACAACGGGCCGCTGGTCGCCGTCGGCGTCGGCTATCTGCTCTGCGCGCTGGCGTCGGGCGGGCTGCAGTACTGGTTCATCTCCGCCGCCGCCCGGGTCAGTCAGGACGCGCTGCTCGATCTGCGCGGGCGTATCTTCCGGCACGCGCAGGCACTCAGCCTCGACTTCCACGAGCGTTACACCTCGGGCCGGCTCATCTCCCGTTCCACGGCAGACGTCGAGTCGCTGCGCGAGCTGCTGAACGACGGGCTCCAGGAACTCGTCACCATCGCCCTGTCCTTCGCCTACATCTCGGCCGTCCTGCTCTGGCTGGATCTGAGCCTCGGCACTCTCGCCATCGTCTCCTTCGTGCCCCTCTACCTCCTCGTCCGGCTCTACCAGCGCCGGGCCGGCCGGGTGTACGCGCTGCGGTCCACCGCGATCGCGGCCGTCATCGTCAAGTTCGTCGAGACGATGAACGGCATCCGGCCGGTGCGCGCGTTCCGCCGCGAGGCGGCCAACGACGCGGAGTTCGAGGCCCTCAACCGGGACCACGAGCGGAAGAACGGCGACGCGATCCTGGAGATGGCGCGTTACGTCGTCGGCTCCCGGGTGGTGGCCAACTCCGCTGTCGCGGCGATGGTGTTGTGGGGCGCCCACCGGGTCGCGAACGGCTCGCTGGAGCTGGGTGTGCTGGCCGCCGCCGTGCTGTACCTGCGGCGGCTGTACGACCCCATCGACCGGCTCGGTATGTTCCTCAACTCCTACCAGTCGGCCACCGCCTCCCTGGAGAAGATCTCCGGTCTCCTCGCCCAGACGCCGTCCGTCCCGGAACCCTCGGCTCCCCGGCCCCTTCCGGTACGTGAGTCCGAGCACCCGGGCCGCGCGGTCGTCTTCGACGGAGTCCGGTTCGCCTACCGCACCGGCGGCGAGGTGCTGCCCCGCTTCGACCTCAGCCTCCCGGCCGGGCAGACCGTCGCGGTCGTCGGCTCGACCGGCGCCGGCAAGTCCACCCTGGCCAAGCTGCTCGCCCGCTTCTACGACCCCACCGAGGGGCACGTCCTCCTCGACGACGTCGATCTGCGCGACCTGGCGGCCACCGATCTGCGGCGCGGGGTCGTGATGGTGACGCAGGAGGCCTTCCTGTTCTCCGGCAGCGTCGCCGACAACATCGCCATAGGCCGCCCGGACGCCGAGCGCGAGGAGATCGAGCGTGCGGCGAAGGCGATCGGCGCCCATGACTTCATCACCGCGCTGCCCGACGGCTACGACACGGACGTACGCAAACGAGGCGGCCGTATCTCCGCTGGGCAGCGCCAACTGGTCGCGTTCGCGCGGGCGTTGCTCGCCGATCCGGCGGTGCTGATCCTCGACGAGGCGACCAGTTCGCTCGACATCCCGGGTGAACGGGCCGTGCAGCGTGCGATGTCGACGGTCCTGAAGGGGCGTACGGCCGTCGTGATCGCGCACCGGCTGTCGACCGTCGAGATCGCCGACCGGGTGCTGGTGATGGAGCACGGGCGGGTCGTCGAGGACGGAGCCCCGGCCGAACTCATCGCCGGTACGGGCCGGTTCGCGGATCTGCACCGGGCCTGGCGGGACAGCCTGGCGTGA
- a CDS encoding lanthionine synthetase C family protein: protein MTGPLASAHAVAERLRVPEEVDRLTRESRARIPPDVRFPGWQPAQLLIGHTGIAMLYSRLTSDDADWGRTAHAHFSAALQTVTTDTVGDVLLAASLHAQEHGGYANFLKRAAPAHVSAIRTSLDAIGRRLREKGPGLANAEYDFVNGLARGGRGLMAGATLGHAESSDVLRKLLALLVEMARPIQVHGEWVPGWWTDPGPDLAPEADRVAYPLGEFNLGIAHGICGPLSLLALAHQAGHRVPDMLDATRTMADWVMRKRRAGRQGTYWPGRVAFEDETGRSRSPEVPVAPRSDWCYGTAGVARSLQLAGRSLGDPDLTEAGIDAMRSVFQRPYGSAEMPDATFCHGRAGVLLTAVRMAADTGHSELWEGADRLATDLARSFDPSTAFGYRYPLSPAVNAPAVDEPGLLQGAAGVALTLLSYVDARGGRLPDRGAWDTALLMA from the coding sequence ATGACCGGCCCACTCGCTTCCGCTCACGCCGTGGCCGAGCGGCTTCGTGTACCGGAAGAGGTGGACCGGCTCACCCGAGAATCACGTGCGCGGATTCCTCCCGATGTCCGGTTCCCTGGTTGGCAACCCGCACAGTTGCTCATCGGGCACACCGGTATCGCCATGCTCTACAGTCGTCTCACCTCGGACGACGCCGACTGGGGCAGAACGGCCCACGCCCATTTCTCGGCGGCCCTCCAGACCGTCACCACGGACACCGTCGGCGATGTGCTTCTCGCCGCGTCTCTGCACGCCCAGGAACACGGTGGCTACGCCAATTTCCTGAAACGGGCCGCTCCAGCGCATGTATCCGCGATACGAACGTCTCTTGACGCGATCGGCCGGCGGTTGCGGGAAAAGGGACCTGGACTGGCGAACGCGGAATACGACTTCGTCAACGGGCTTGCTCGCGGCGGACGCGGCTTGATGGCCGGCGCCACGCTGGGTCACGCCGAGTCCTCGGACGTCTTGCGGAAGTTGCTCGCCCTGCTGGTCGAGATGGCCCGCCCGATACAGGTCCACGGTGAGTGGGTACCGGGTTGGTGGACGGACCCAGGACCGGACCTCGCGCCGGAAGCAGACCGCGTGGCCTACCCCCTCGGCGAGTTCAACCTCGGTATCGCGCATGGCATCTGCGGACCCCTGTCGCTGCTGGCCCTGGCACACCAGGCCGGACATCGCGTCCCTGACATGCTCGACGCCACGCGCACCATGGCGGACTGGGTGATGCGGAAACGCAGGGCGGGAAGACAAGGCACGTACTGGCCCGGCCGCGTCGCTTTCGAGGACGAGACCGGCCGCTCCCGAAGCCCGGAAGTGCCGGTCGCGCCCAGGTCGGACTGGTGCTACGGGACTGCCGGCGTGGCACGGTCACTGCAGCTGGCCGGACGTTCGCTCGGCGACCCCGATCTGACAGAGGCCGGCATCGACGCGATGCGGTCCGTCTTCCAGCGGCCGTACGGAAGTGCTGAGATGCCGGATGCGACCTTCTGCCACGGTCGAGCCGGCGTGTTGCTGACAGCGGTGCGGATGGCAGCGGACACGGGGCATTCAGAACTGTGGGAAGGGGCTGACCGACTGGCCACGGACCTCGCTCGGAGCTTCGACCCCAGCACCGCGTTCGGCTATCGCTACCCACTGTCTCCCGCGGTGAATGCTCCTGCGGTCGACGAGCCCGGGCTGCTTCAAGGGGCCGCTGGTGTAGCTCTGACGTTGCTTTCCTACGTCGATGCCCGGGGCGGGAGACTCCCGGACCGCGGCGCTTGGGACACGGCACTGCTCATGGCTTGA
- a CDS encoding sensor histidine kinase, whose protein sequence is MTAADSQLDRRMEQLHIWGPYGLLGVSAVLAAVSAELIDGPIEWQAAGALVGAALALQLWWHGTRPRRAERGRTPSRAGTAYYVVRWAIAFLLTWVNPFFAFYAAAGYMDADELIPGMWRRLGLFASAVTVAAAQAGGLPFGSGGQWAAFAGLLVVNFGLQALVAHATEQEVQRSRDRDLTITELERTNTALQQALDENAALHAQLLLQAREAGVADERRRLAAEIHDTIAQGLTGIIAQLQVVTNTPDRVLAREHTDRAMKLARHSLGEARRSVQNLAPVALESDDLPEALKKTVADWAERTGVRAEFTVTGPAEQLHAELAATLLRIAQEALSNTSRHARASRAGVTLTFLGDEVILDIRDDGEGFDLLAARARTGTGGFGLDGMRARAERIAGALTLESEPGQGTAVSARVPLVPHDH, encoded by the coding sequence ATGACCGCGGCGGACTCACAGCTCGACCGGCGCATGGAGCAACTGCACATCTGGGGGCCGTACGGGCTGCTCGGCGTCAGCGCGGTCCTCGCGGCCGTCTCCGCCGAGCTGATCGACGGCCCCATCGAATGGCAGGCCGCCGGGGCCCTCGTCGGCGCCGCGCTCGCGCTCCAGCTCTGGTGGCACGGCACCCGCCCCCGTCGGGCCGAGCGGGGCCGGACCCCGTCCCGGGCGGGGACCGCGTACTACGTCGTCCGCTGGGCGATCGCCTTCCTGCTCACCTGGGTCAACCCGTTCTTCGCGTTCTACGCCGCCGCCGGCTACATGGACGCCGACGAGCTGATCCCGGGTATGTGGCGGCGGCTCGGGCTGTTCGCCAGCGCGGTCACGGTGGCCGCCGCACAGGCTGGCGGGCTGCCGTTCGGAAGCGGGGGGCAGTGGGCGGCGTTCGCCGGGCTGCTGGTCGTCAACTTCGGCCTGCAGGCGCTGGTTGCCCACGCCACCGAGCAGGAAGTGCAGCGCTCCCGCGACCGGGACCTCACCATCACCGAACTCGAACGCACCAACACGGCGTTGCAACAGGCCCTCGACGAGAACGCCGCCCTGCACGCCCAACTCCTCCTCCAGGCAAGGGAAGCGGGCGTCGCGGACGAGCGCCGCCGACTGGCCGCCGAGATCCACGACACCATCGCCCAGGGCCTGACCGGGATCATCGCCCAGCTCCAGGTGGTGACGAACACCCCGGACCGCGTCCTGGCGCGCGAACACACGGACCGCGCCATGAAGTTGGCCCGCCACAGCCTCGGTGAGGCCCGCCGCTCCGTACAGAACCTCGCCCCCGTGGCCCTGGAGAGCGACGACCTGCCGGAAGCCCTGAAGAAGACGGTCGCCGACTGGGCCGAACGGACGGGCGTACGCGCCGAGTTCACGGTCACGGGCCCGGCGGAACAACTCCACGCGGAACTCGCGGCGACCCTTCTGCGCATCGCCCAGGAAGCCCTGTCGAACACGTCCCGCCACGCCCGCGCGTCACGGGCCGGCGTCACCCTGACCTTCCTCGGCGACGAGGTGATCCTCGACATCCGCGACGACGGTGAGGGCTTCGACCTGCTCGCGGCCCGCGCACGCACGGGCACCGGTGGCTTCGGCCTCGACGGCATGCGCGCCCGCGCCGAACGGATCGCGGGCGCCCTCACCCTGGAGTCCGAACCAGGTCAGGGCACGGCCGTCTCGGCACGCGTACCGTTGGTCCCCCATGACCACTGA
- a CDS encoding ABC transporter ATP-binding protein, whose protein sequence is MSVIEVHDLRKSYGGRPVVDGISFAVEEGEIFGILGPNGAGKTTTVECVEGLRVPDGGRIRVAGLDPVTDRQATSRVLGAQLQQSELQAKLTVREALELYAAFYPRPADWRPLAERLGLTDRLDTRFGKLSGGQKQRLFIALALIGGPRVVVLDELTTGLDPRARRDTWQLIEDVRASGVTVLVVTHFMEEAQRLCDRIAVIDKGRIAALDTPAGLIRRSAGATVISFTPSEPLAEDALSALPALASVEYRDSRVTLSGTDETVNAVISLLARSHVTALQLRVTEATLDDAFLDLTKEEAA, encoded by the coding sequence ATGTCCGTCATCGAAGTGCACGACCTGCGCAAGTCCTACGGCGGCCGTCCCGTCGTGGACGGCATCTCCTTCGCCGTCGAGGAGGGCGAGATCTTCGGCATCCTCGGCCCGAACGGCGCCGGCAAGACCACCACCGTCGAATGCGTCGAAGGCCTGCGCGTGCCCGACGGCGGCCGGATCCGGGTCGCCGGCCTCGACCCGGTCACCGACCGCCAGGCCACCAGCCGGGTCCTCGGCGCCCAGCTCCAGCAGAGCGAACTGCAGGCCAAGCTGACGGTCCGCGAGGCACTGGAGCTGTACGCGGCCTTCTATCCACGCCCCGCCGACTGGCGCCCACTGGCCGAGCGCCTCGGCCTGACCGACCGGCTCGACACCAGGTTCGGCAAGCTCTCCGGTGGCCAGAAACAGCGCCTGTTCATCGCGCTCGCCCTCATCGGCGGCCCCCGGGTCGTCGTCCTCGACGAGCTGACCACGGGCCTCGACCCCCGCGCCCGCCGGGACACCTGGCAGCTCATCGAGGACGTACGGGCGAGCGGGGTGACCGTCCTTGTGGTCACGCACTTCATGGAGGAGGCGCAACGGCTGTGCGACCGGATCGCCGTGATCGACAAGGGGCGGATCGCCGCCCTGGACACCCCGGCGGGCCTGATCCGCCGCTCGGCGGGCGCCACGGTGATCAGCTTCACGCCGTCCGAGCCCTTGGCCGAGGACGCCTTGAGCGCGCTTCCGGCGCTCGCGTCGGTCGAGTACCGGGACAGCCGCGTCACCCTCTCCGGCACGGACGAGACCGTCAACGCCGTCATCAGCCTCCTCGCCCGAAGCCATGTCACTGCCCTCCAACTCCGCGTCACCGAAGCCACGTTGGACGACGCGTTCCTCGACCTCACGAAGGAGGAAGCGGCATGA
- a CDS encoding ABC transporter ATP-binding protein: MSTTRATANDPGAQAGRSAVRTLLRLWPFVRPVRARLSVAALVAVLASCMGLVIPLVLKWMVDGPIADRDSRGVWFGALWLLLLGLGEALLFGLRRWLVARPLAGVEAAMRAALYRRLQRLPVAFHDRWPSGQLLSRATSDLQLLRMFLAFPLTFLFVNAVTILVGVIIMLVQDWSLGLVILGPAVPVLVVCIVFERRYHLVARRAQDQVGDLTTVVEESVLGIRIIKGFGRHRSQARAFRELSGTLRGTELHKARLLSAIWAAIVTLPELAIGAALVLGTVQVANGDLSAGTLVAFLSTALALRWPVDSIGFLLAMSQDAATATERYFEVMDEDPEGDKETALPGAGSPSSDVSDVSGSSGADRGLRFHEVSFRYPDAPADSPPVLDRVDLHIRSGESLALVGTTGSGKTTLTALVPRLHEVTSGRITLDGHDISALPRDELRALVAVAFEEPTLFSASVGENVLMGAGDSAGEAELRHALAVAQADFVHALPQGSDTQVGEQGLSLSGGQRQRLALARAVVGGPRFLVLDDPLSALDVHTEAAVEAALRRVLADTTALIVAHRPSTVLLADRVALLSGGRITAVGTHHELLRTNAEYAWLMAGADEETDRGNSPHGTTDSFEEAAR; this comes from the coding sequence ATGTCCACGACACGTGCAACCGCAAACGACCCCGGGGCCCAGGCCGGCCGTTCCGCCGTACGCACTCTGCTGCGCCTGTGGCCCTTTGTGCGGCCGGTTCGCGCCCGATTGTCCGTCGCCGCGCTCGTCGCCGTCCTCGCCTCGTGCATGGGGCTGGTGATCCCGCTCGTCCTGAAATGGATGGTGGACGGGCCGATCGCCGACCGTGACTCCCGCGGTGTGTGGTTCGGGGCGCTGTGGCTGCTGCTGCTCGGGCTCGGAGAGGCGCTGCTGTTCGGGCTGCGGCGGTGGCTGGTGGCCAGACCGCTGGCCGGGGTCGAGGCGGCGATGCGGGCGGCGCTGTACCGGCGGCTCCAGCGGCTGCCGGTCGCCTTCCACGACCGGTGGCCGTCCGGTCAGCTGCTGTCCCGGGCGACGTCGGACCTGCAGCTGCTGCGGATGTTCCTCGCCTTTCCGCTGACGTTCCTGTTCGTCAACGCGGTGACGATCCTGGTCGGCGTGATCATCATGCTGGTCCAGGACTGGTCGCTCGGGCTGGTGATCCTGGGGCCCGCCGTCCCCGTCCTGGTGGTGTGCATCGTCTTCGAGCGGCGCTACCACCTGGTGGCCCGGCGTGCGCAGGACCAGGTCGGCGACCTGACGACGGTCGTCGAGGAGAGCGTGCTGGGCATCCGGATCATCAAGGGGTTCGGGCGGCACCGCAGTCAGGCGCGGGCGTTCCGTGAGCTGTCGGGGACCTTGCGCGGGACCGAGTTGCACAAGGCCCGGCTGCTGTCGGCGATCTGGGCGGCGATCGTCACGCTGCCGGAGCTGGCGATCGGGGCGGCGCTCGTGCTGGGGACCGTGCAGGTCGCGAACGGTGATCTGTCGGCGGGCACGCTGGTCGCCTTCCTGTCCACGGCTCTGGCCCTGCGCTGGCCCGTCGACTCCATCGGCTTCCTGCTCGCGATGAGCCAGGACGCGGCCACCGCCACAGAGCGGTACTTCGAGGTGATGGACGAGGATCCGGAAGGGGATAAGGAGACCGCCCTCCCCGGTGCCGGGTCACCTTCCTCGGATGTGTCCGATGTCTCCGGTTCCTCGGGCGCCGACCGTGGGCTGCGCTTCCACGAGGTCTCCTTCCGGTATCCGGACGCGCCCGCCGACTCCCCGCCGGTCCTCGACCGCGTCGACCTCCACATCCGGTCGGGCGAGTCGCTGGCCCTCGTCGGTACGACCGGCAGCGGCAAGACCACGCTCACGGCGCTCGTCCCCCGGCTGCACGAGGTGACCTCGGGGCGCATCACCCTCGACGGCCACGACATCTCCGCCCTGCCCAGGGATGAGCTGCGTGCCCTGGTCGCCGTCGCCTTCGAGGAGCCCACCCTCTTCTCGGCGAGCGTCGGCGAGAACGTCCTCATGGGCGCCGGGGACTCGGCGGGCGAGGCCGAGCTGCGGCACGCCCTTGCCGTGGCGCAGGCCGATTTCGTGCACGCGCTGCCGCAGGGCTCGGACACCCAGGTCGGTGAACAGGGCCTCAGCCTCTCCGGTGGCCAGCGGCAACGGCTCGCGCTGGCCCGGGCGGTCGTGGGCGGGCCCAGGTTCCTCGTCCTCGACGACCCGCTGTCCGCGCTGGACGTGCACACGGAGGCCGCCGTCGAGGCCGCGCTGCGCAGGGTCCTCGCCGACACCACGGCCCTGATCGTGGCGCACCGCCCGTCCACGGTCCTGCTCGCCGACCGCGTCGCCCTCCTCTCCGGCGGCCGGATCACCGCCGTGGGCACGCATCACGAACTCCTGCGGACGAACGCCGAGTACGCCTGGCTGATGGCCGGCGCGGACGAGGAGACCGACCGCGGCAACTCCCCCCACGGCACCACCGACAGCTTCGAGGAGGCCGCCCGATGA
- a CDS encoding GNAT family N-acetyltransferase: MSSTLDGPVLEGSLVRLEPLDHRHAPDLAAAAEEDRGSYRFTWVPRAAEVGEYIDAQHARAAAGQLAPYAQVDRASGRAVGATAYWDPRRWLEGDGLSAIEVGFTWLAASAQGTGLNTEAKYLLFRHAFENWDVARVDLKTDARNGRSRAAIERTGARFEGVLRNWSRSWAPGEDGRLRDSAIFSITSEEWPACRTGLEQRITRAREHGGPS; encoded by the coding sequence ATGAGTTCCACACTGGACGGACCCGTCCTGGAGGGCTCACTCGTGCGCCTGGAGCCACTGGACCACCGGCACGCGCCGGACCTGGCCGCCGCGGCGGAGGAGGACCGCGGCTCGTACCGGTTCACGTGGGTGCCGAGGGCGGCCGAGGTCGGCGAGTACATCGACGCCCAGCACGCCCGCGCCGCCGCGGGGCAACTGGCTCCGTACGCGCAGGTGGACCGGGCGTCGGGCCGCGCGGTCGGGGCCACGGCCTACTGGGATCCGCGACGGTGGCTGGAGGGCGACGGTCTCTCCGCGATCGAGGTCGGCTTCACCTGGCTCGCGGCCTCCGCCCAGGGCACCGGGCTGAACACCGAGGCCAAGTACCTGCTGTTCCGGCACGCGTTCGAGAACTGGGACGTGGCACGCGTCGACCTGAAGACGGACGCCCGCAACGGCCGTTCACGGGCCGCGATCGAGAGGACGGGCGCGCGCTTCGAGGGCGTACTGCGGAACTGGTCCCGCTCCTGGGCACCCGGCGAGGACGGCCGGCTGCGCGACTCCGCGATCTTCTCGATCACCAGCGAGGAATGGCCGGCCTGCCGGACGGGGCTCGAACAGCGCATCACGCGCGCTCGCGAACACGGCGGCCCGAGTTGA
- a CDS encoding response regulator transcription factor, producing the protein MTTDAPITLLIVDDHPVVRDGLRGMFESAPDFTVLGEASNGVEAVELAATLAPDVVLMDLRMPGGGGVDAIAELTRRRSRAKILVLTTYDTDSDTLPAIEAGATGYLLKDAPRDELFTAVRAAAQGRTVLSPAVASRLVSAVRTPGNEPLSAREREVLALVAKGTSNREIARVLFISEATVKTHLTHLYTKLGVKDRAAAVATAYQRGILG; encoded by the coding sequence ATGACCACTGACGCACCCATCACCCTCCTGATCGTCGACGACCACCCCGTCGTACGGGACGGTCTGCGCGGCATGTTCGAGTCGGCGCCGGACTTCACGGTCCTCGGCGAGGCATCGAACGGCGTCGAGGCGGTCGAACTGGCCGCCACGCTCGCCCCCGACGTCGTCCTGATGGACCTGCGGATGCCGGGCGGCGGCGGAGTCGACGCGATCGCCGAACTGACCCGCCGCCGGTCCCGGGCGAAGATCCTCGTCCTGACGACGTACGACACGGACTCCGACACCCTTCCCGCGATCGAGGCGGGCGCGACCGGCTACCTCCTGAAGGACGCCCCGAGGGACGAACTCTTCACGGCGGTACGGGCGGCTGCCCAGGGCCGCACGGTCCTCTCCCCGGCGGTGGCCTCCCGCCTGGTCTCGGCGGTGCGCACCCCGGGCAACGAGCCCCTCTCGGCCCGCGAACGCGAGGTTCTGGCCCTGGTCGCCAAGGGCACGTCGAACCGGGAGATCGCCCGCGTCCTGTTCATCAGCGAGGCCACGGTGAAGACCCATCTCACCCACCTGTACACCAAGTTGGGCGTCAAGGACCGCGCGGCGGCGGTGGCGACGGCGTATCAGCGGGGCATCCTGGGCTGA
- a CDS encoding GNAT family N-acetyltransferase, which yields MSELKRLDAGHAPAVLAFELANRTYFAASVSDRGDAYFDRFADRYDALLAEQEAGICAFYVLVAEDGSVLGRFNLYDLEDGTAGLGYRVAQRVAGRGVATATVRELCRLAASRHGLRTLRAAAAHENAASQKVLTNAGFVPVGPADPADLGGKPGVWYQRDLTLRQPQSAVSPTG from the coding sequence ATGTCCGAACTGAAGCGGCTGGACGCTGGTCATGCGCCGGCGGTCCTGGCCTTCGAGCTGGCCAACCGCACCTACTTCGCCGCCTCGGTCTCCGACCGCGGCGACGCCTACTTCGACCGGTTCGCCGACCGGTACGACGCTCTGCTGGCCGAGCAGGAGGCCGGCATCTGCGCCTTCTACGTGCTCGTCGCCGAGGACGGTTCGGTACTCGGCAGGTTCAACCTGTACGACTTGGAGGACGGCACTGCCGGACTCGGCTACCGGGTCGCCCAGCGGGTCGCCGGCCGTGGCGTGGCGACCGCGACCGTCCGGGAACTGTGCCGCCTGGCGGCCTCGCGGCACGGCCTGCGCACACTGAGGGCGGCGGCCGCCCACGAGAACGCCGCGTCCCAGAAGGTGCTGACCAACGCCGGATTCGTCCCGGTCGGCCCAGCCGACCCGGCCGACCTCGGCGGAAAGCCAGGCGTCTGGTACCAACGCGACCTGACACTCCGGCAGCCGCAGTCCGCCGTCTCGCCGACCGGGTAG